The bacterium genomic sequence ACGAGGTTTCCACCCTCCAGATCATCGAGAAGCTCCTGGGTATCGGATTGCTGCAGCAACTCGGCGGTGATCCGCCTCTGGGCGATGACGGGCCGCCCACGACGTCCACCGACTGGGATCAGCCGCCCCTCTGACCCGCCGGACCCCGGTGTGGGTTTCACCGGAGGCGGAGGTGGTGGACGGTTCTTCGCGGGCCGGTCGCTTGTGATCGAGCACGGGGTTTTTTTAGCGTAATCCGGGGCTGCAACGATGGACAACCTGCTCATTTTCCTGAACCCGATCCAGCTCCAAGCGGTGACTCACCGTGGGTCGCCGCTTCTGGTACTGGCCGGGGCGGGAAGCGGGAAGACCAGGGTGGTGACCACCCGGGTGGCCCATCTTATTGACCAGGGCGACGCCAAGCCCGACGAGATTCTGGCGGTGACGTTCACCAACAAGGCGGCGACCGAGATGCGGGTCCGGGTGGATTCGCTCATCGGTGAGCGCACCGGCGCCGCGACCGCCGCCAGGGTCTGGGTTCACACCTTCCACGCCTTCTGCGCCCGCCTGCTGCGGCGCGAAATCGCCCACATCCCCGGACGGGAGAGCGAGTTCGTCATCGCCACCCAGGCCGACCAGTTGGCCATCCTCAAGCGGCTGGTCGGACCGGGTGAGGGGCCCGGCTCGCTGAAGCCCACCGACGTCCTGGCGGTCATCGAGCGGGCCAAGCACAACCTGGTGGAGCACGAGGCGTTCCCGGCCCACACGGCCCACGAGAAGAGAATCAAGGCCCTCTATGAGAGCTACCAGACGGAGCTCCTCGATTCGGGAGCCCTGGACTACGCCGACCTGATTTTGGTCACGGTGAAGCTTTTTACCGAATTCCCGGAAATACTCAAGCGCTGGCGGAGCCGCTTCAAGCACATCCTGGTGGACGAGTACCAGGACACCAACACGGCCCAGCACGAGCTCATCCGGGCCCTGGCCTCTGAGAGCGACGGGCTCGTCATCGTCGGCGATCCCGACCAGAGCATCTACCGCTGGCGCGGCGCCGATCCGTCGAACATCCTGAGCGTCCCCCAGGCGTTCTCGAACGTCCGCCTCATCACCCTGCGGGAGAACTACCGCTCGACCCAGACCATCCTCAAGGCGGCCAACGCCCTCATCTCCCACAACCCGCGCCCGCTCAACCTCGATCGGGACCTGTGGACGCGAGGCGAGGAGGGCGTGAAGATAAGCGTGTACGCCGGGTCCGACGAGTACGACGAGTCGGGCTGGATCGCCACGGAAATCTTCCGATCGGTCAACACGGAGAAGAAGTCGAACTACGCCGACTACGCCATCCTCTACCGCACCAACGACCAGAGCCGGGTCCTGGAGGACGCCCTTCGCAAACGGTCCATCCCGTACACGACCATCGCCGGTTCCCGGTTCTACGACCGCCGCGAGATACGGGACCTCCTGGCCTACCTGCGGCTCATCGTCAACCCCAACGACATCCTCAGCTTCCGCCGGATAATCAACGTCCCCAGCCGCGGGGTGGGAAAAATCTCCGTGGACCGCGTGATGGAGGAGATAGAGCGGAATCCCAACGCTCTCTTCGACACCGTCCGGCGCTGCGTGGACGAGGAGCTGATTCCCCCCAGGGCCCGGCGCGCCGTCGTCCGGCTGATGGACCTCCTCGACGAGTTTACGACGATCCGCGAGCCGGTGGACAAGCTGCTCGAGATGCTCTTGGAGCGCGTGGACTACACGAGCTGGCTGCAGAAGGCGGGCGACGCCGTTTCCCGGCTGGAGAACGTGGAGGAGTTCGTGGACACGGCCCACGATTTCATCTCCTCGAAACCCGACGGCATGTTGGAGGAGTTCCTCGAGGAAGTCTCCCTGGCCGCCCCCATAGACGACTTCGACGAAACCGCGGGGTCCGTGTCCCTTCTGACCCTCCACGCCTCCAAGGGGCTCGAGTTCCCCATCGTCTTCATCACCGGCGTCGAGGATGGGCTTTTGCCCCTGATGTACAGGAGTTCCTCCAGGGAAGATGAAGTAGAGGAGGAGCGCCGCCTCTTTTTCGTGGGGCTGACCCGTGCCCGATACTCGGTCTATCTCACGCGGGCGCTGCGGCGCAATCTCGAGGGCCGCAAGGTGTGGACCAAGCCCAGCCCGTTTCTGAAGGAGTTGCCCGCCAGCCTCCTCGAGGACCACTCCGTCCACAACCTGACCATGTTCGCGACCTCCCAGGACCTTTTGGCCGTGGAGCATGAGCAGGAGCGGGAGAAGGCGAAGAAAGCGGCGCCGGCCTACTCCATCGGGGACCGGGTCTGGCACGAAAAGTGGGGGCGGGGGATAATCCTCTCCCGGGCCGGGGACGGCGACAACCTCAAGCTCACCGTCAAATTCGCCCGCCACGGCATCAAGAAGCTCGTCGCCAAGTTCGCCAGTCTGCAGAAGATGTGAGCCTCGTCAACATCCCGGGACCGGGAGGGAGTGAGGGCTGCCTTTAAAAAAGGGGCTCACCCCGATCTGAAGGTCAGCCCCTACGTCAATCCCCCTCCCCCCTCTGGGGGGAGGCTTGCCTACGGGTTAGGGCGAGGGGCAAAGCGGCGGGGACTAAAGTCCCCGCCCTACATTTAGACTCGTAGGGTT encodes the following:
- a CDS encoding UvrD-helicase domain-containing protein yields the protein MDNLLIFLNPIQLQAVTHRGSPLLVLAGAGSGKTRVVTTRVAHLIDQGDAKPDEILAVTFTNKAATEMRVRVDSLIGERTGAATAARVWVHTFHAFCARLLRREIAHIPGRESEFVIATQADQLAILKRLVGPGEGPGSLKPTDVLAVIERAKHNLVEHEAFPAHTAHEKRIKALYESYQTELLDSGALDYADLILVTVKLFTEFPEILKRWRSRFKHILVDEYQDTNTAQHELIRALASESDGLVIVGDPDQSIYRWRGADPSNILSVPQAFSNVRLITLRENYRSTQTILKAANALISHNPRPLNLDRDLWTRGEEGVKISVYAGSDEYDESGWIATEIFRSVNTEKKSNYADYAILYRTNDQSRVLEDALRKRSIPYTTIAGSRFYDRREIRDLLAYLRLIVNPNDILSFRRIINVPSRGVGKISVDRVMEEIERNPNALFDTVRRCVDEELIPPRARRAVVRLMDLLDEFTTIREPVDKLLEMLLERVDYTSWLQKAGDAVSRLENVEEFVDTAHDFISSKPDGMLEEFLEEVSLAAPIDDFDETAGSVSLLTLHASKGLEFPIVFITGVEDGLLPLMYRSSSREDEVEEERRLFFVGLTRARYSVYLTRALRRNLEGRKVWTKPSPFLKELPASLLEDHSVHNLTMFATSQDLLAVEHEQEREKAKKAAPAYSIGDRVWHEKWGRGIILSRAGDGDNLKLTVKFARHGIKKLVAKFASLQKM